Proteins found in one Oribacterium sp. oral taxon 102 genomic segment:
- the ptsP gene encoding phosphoenolpyruvate--protein phosphotransferase, with protein MQVVTGKSVLNGIAIGKIKVYKAPKLEISESLIEDTEGELKRFDSARERAIEQQNALYEKALIDAGEDSAEVFSVHAMMLEDDDLLDATNEIIRSQRHTAEYAVKVAFDNQAKVFAEMEDPYMRERAADIYDIEQAVLSNLFGINTDVLQGTEPCILAARDLTPSETVRLDKSLLLGIITKEGSLNSHTAILARSMGIPALVQCRDACEDWDGMDAIIDGYNSCVYIEPTEDLAKSLRKRKDKDTKQRALLQELKGKSNTTIDGRTIQVYANIGGPSDIGLVQQNDAGGVGLFRSEFVYLNARDYPTEEEQFNAYRLAVETLAPKQVIIRTCDIGADKQVEYMNMVKEENPALGVRAIRICLSRKDFFKTQLRALLRASAYGNLGIMFPMIISRRELRECKEILAECAEELQKQGMKIGSYAIGVMIETPAAVMIADELAEECDFFSIGTNDLTQYTLAIDRQNAGLDPFLDTHHPAVLREIKMTIDAGHRHGIWVGICGELGADLALTETFLRMGIDELSVNPVSILPLRKIIRGIDLSKAPAERTPEE; from the coding sequence ATGCAGGTAGTTACCGGGAAAAGCGTTTTAAATGGAATTGCCATCGGGAAGATCAAGGTATACAAGGCGCCGAAGCTGGAGATCAGCGAGAGCCTGATCGAGGATACAGAGGGAGAGCTGAAACGCTTCGACAGCGCCAGAGAGAGGGCGATCGAGCAGCAGAATGCCCTCTATGAGAAGGCATTGATCGATGCCGGAGAGGACAGTGCAGAGGTCTTCTCCGTACACGCGATGATGCTGGAGGACGATGACCTGCTGGACGCGACGAATGAGATCATCAGGAGCCAGAGGCATACGGCGGAATATGCGGTCAAGGTCGCCTTCGATAATCAGGCGAAGGTCTTCGCGGAGATGGAAGATCCGTATATGAGGGAGAGGGCGGCGGATATCTATGACATCGAACAGGCGGTGCTCAGCAATCTATTCGGCATCAACACGGATGTTCTGCAGGGGACGGAGCCGTGCATCCTCGCAGCGCGGGATCTGACGCCCTCTGAGACGGTGCGTCTGGACAAGTCGCTGCTGCTCGGCATCATTACGAAGGAGGGCTCTCTCAACAGCCATACGGCGATCCTCGCACGCTCCATGGGTATCCCCGCGCTGGTGCAGTGCAGGGATGCCTGCGAGGACTGGGACGGAATGGATGCCATCATTGATGGCTACAATTCCTGTGTCTATATCGAGCCGACGGAGGATCTCGCGAAATCGCTTCGGAAGCGGAAGGACAAGGATACCAAGCAGAGGGCGCTCCTGCAGGAGCTGAAGGGCAAGTCCAATACGACGATCGACGGCAGGACGATACAGGTCTATGCCAATATCGGCGGACCGTCCGATATCGGGCTTGTTCAGCAGAATGACGCCGGCGGTGTCGGACTGTTCCGCTCGGAGTTCGTGTATCTGAACGCGCGGGATTATCCGACGGAGGAGGAGCAGTTCAATGCCTATCGGCTCGCGGTGGAGACGCTGGCGCCGAAGCAGGTTATCATCCGTACCTGTGACATCGGCGCGGACAAGCAGGTAGAGTATATGAATATGGTGAAGGAGGAGAATCCGGCGCTGGGCGTCCGCGCGATCCGGATCTGTCTGAGTCGGAAGGACTTCTTCAAGACGCAGCTTCGGGCGCTGCTCCGTGCCTCCGCCTACGGGAACCTCGGCATTATGTTTCCGATGATCATTTCCCGGAGAGAGCTTCGGGAGTGCAAGGAAATCCTCGCGGAGTGTGCGGAGGAGCTGCAGAAGCAGGGTATGAAGATCGGAAGCTATGCGATCGGGGTCATGATTGAGACGCCTGCCGCGGTTATGATCGCGGACGAGCTGGCGGAGGAGTGTGATTTCTTCTCTATTGGCACCAACGACCTCACACAGTATACACTGGCGATCGACCGGCAGAACGCGGGATTGGATCCGTTCCTGGATACGCATCATCCGGCGGTGCTCCGAGAAATCAAGATGACAATCGATGCCGGACACCGCCATGGAATATGGGTGGGGATCTGCGGAGAGCTGGGCGCTGACCTTGCGCTCACGGAGACCTTCCTCCGGATGGGGATCGACGAGCTGTCCGTGAATCCGGTTTCCATCCTGCCGCTCCGGAAGATTATCCGGGGGATTGATCTCAGCAAGGCTCCGGCGGAGCGGACGCCGGAGGAGTAA
- a CDS encoding NAD(P)-dependent malic enzyme: MDYNKAALWLHEENRGKIAVKAKVSVRTREELSVAYTPGVAEPCRRIRDEREEVYRYTAKGNLVAVVTDGTAVLGLGDIGPEAAMPVMEGKALLFKEFADIDAFPICLDTKDTEEIIRTVKYLAPTFGGINLEDISAPRCFEIERRLREELDIPVFHDDQHGTAIVVAAGLLGALRLVRKELSGVKAVINGAGSAGLSIAKLLLRLGIGDVVLVDRQGTLAVGEEWMNAAQAEMAARTNREQLRGGLSEAICGKDIFIGVSAPNVLRAEMVASMHSDAIVFAMANPMPEILPEEAKRGGARVVATGRSDFPNQINNVLVFPGIFRGALDARAQDITEEMKIAAVNAIAGIIPEEELREDYIIPGVFDKRVVKAVSEAVARAAVEGQSHPPMQGGSRL, from the coding sequence ATGGACTATAACAAAGCGGCGCTTTGGCTGCATGAGGAGAATCGGGGGAAGATTGCTGTCAAGGCGAAGGTCTCTGTGAGGACGAGAGAGGAGCTCTCTGTCGCGTACACGCCGGGCGTCGCGGAGCCATGCCGGCGTATCCGGGATGAGAGGGAGGAGGTCTACCGTTATACGGCGAAGGGCAATCTGGTGGCAGTGGTCACCGACGGGACGGCGGTGCTCGGGCTCGGGGACATCGGTCCGGAGGCGGCGATGCCGGTAATGGAGGGCAAGGCACTGCTTTTCAAGGAATTTGCGGATATCGATGCCTTTCCGATCTGTCTCGACACGAAGGACACGGAGGAGATCATCCGGACGGTAAAATATCTCGCGCCGACCTTCGGCGGCATCAATCTGGAGGACATCTCCGCGCCGCGCTGCTTCGAGATCGAGCGGCGGCTCCGGGAGGAGCTGGATATTCCGGTATTTCATGATGACCAGCATGGCACGGCAATCGTGGTCGCGGCAGGACTTCTGGGTGCGCTCCGGCTCGTGAGAAAGGAGCTTTCGGGCGTAAAGGCGGTCATCAACGGCGCCGGGAGCGCAGGGCTCTCCATTGCGAAGCTTCTGCTCCGTCTGGGGATCGGTGATGTGGTGCTGGTGGATCGGCAGGGCACGCTTGCGGTCGGTGAGGAATGGATGAATGCAGCGCAGGCAGAGATGGCGGCGCGTACCAATCGGGAGCAGCTTCGCGGCGGGCTTTCGGAGGCGATCTGCGGGAAAGATATCTTCATCGGGGTCTCTGCGCCGAATGTCCTCCGCGCAGAGATGGTAGCTTCGATGCATTCAGATGCGATTGTATTTGCGATGGCGAATCCGATGCCGGAGATCCTGCCGGAGGAGGCAAAGCGGGGCGGCGCACGGGTGGTCGCGACCGGAAGATCCGACTTCCCGAACCAGATCAATAACGTCCTGGTATTCCCGGGTATTTTCCGGGGAGCGCTGGATGCGCGGGCGCAGGATATCACAGAGGAGATGAAGATCGCTGCGGTCAATGCGATCGCCGGGATTATCCCCGAGGAGGAGCTGCGGGAGGACTACATCATCCCCGGAGTCTTCGATAAGCGGGTCGTTAAGGCGGTTTCGGAGGCAGTCGCGCGGGCGGCTGTCGAGGGGCAGTCGCACCCGCCTATGCAGGGCGGCTCTCGCCTTTGA
- a CDS encoding HPr family phosphocarrier protein produces MREFNYTITDPNGIHARPAGLLVKQLKTFASSVTIFKGDKNVDMKKLLALMGLGVKQGDTVTIKVEGEDEEACAAALEKFLKETF; encoded by the coding sequence ATGAGAGAATTCAACTATACGATTACTGACCCGAATGGCATTCACGCACGTCCGGCAGGCTTGCTCGTCAAGCAGCTCAAGACCTTCGCGAGCTCTGTGACAATCTTCAAGGGAGATAAGAATGTGGATATGAAGAAGCTGCTTGCGCTGATGGGACTCGGCGTGAAGCAGGGGGATACGGTCACGATTAAGGTAGAGGGGGAGGATGAAGAGGCCTGCGCGGCGGCGCTTGAGAAGTTCCTGAAGGAAACCTTCTGA